The following DNA comes from Myxococcales bacterium.
ATCGTCCTGCTGCTCGTCAAGGTCATTCCCGTGTTCGAAAAGATGTTCTCCGATTTCGGCGGGGAGCTACCCGCTCCGACAGCCATGGTGATCGCGTTTAGCGATTTTCTGCAGGCGTACATCATGTACTTTATGGCGGCCTTGTTCGTATTCGTGAGTCTATTCAAACAGGCATATCGGCGGAGCCCGGCGTTCAAGTATCAAGTCCATCGATTCAATCTGATGCTGCCGATCTTCGGTTCTATCATCAAGAAGGTGGCCGTTGCACGCTTTACCCGCACCCTGGGCACGATGATTTCGAGTGGTGTGCCGATCCTCGACGCCCTCGACATTACGGCACGAACCGCAGGCAACATGCTCATTGAAGAAGAGCTGCAAACCTGTCGCGCGTCCATTACCGAGGGAAAGACCTTGGCGGAGCCGCTTTCGGAGTCGACGATCTTTCCGTCCATGATGGTGCAGATGATGGCTGTTGGCGAAGAGACCGGTTCCATGGAGATCATGTTGACCAAGATCGCCGACTTTTATGACGACGAAGTCGACGTGGCGGTAGGTGCGCTCACATCGATGCTCGAACCCGTCATGATGGTCTTCATGGGCGGTTCAATCGGGACGATCCTCATCGCCATGTACCTCCCGATCTTCAAGATCGCAGATTCGATCAACTAGTCGCACACGTGGAAATCGCGGTGAAGCAGAGTGGCTCGGGTCTGGATCAACAGACCGAGCGGCGGCTAGTCTGGCTGATGGCGGGGCGGCTCTTTCTCGCCCTGACCAGTCTGGTGATTGCGGCCGGTCTCGATGGTATCGGCAGAGAACTCTCCAACGAAGCTCGCAACGGCATCTACTGGACCGTGACGTTCGCGTTCTTTGCGGCCGTCATTTCGGGCACTTCGTTCGAGCGAATTCGCAATCCGATTCGCTTTGCCACAACACAGATTGCCATGGATGTCGCGATCGTCAGTTTGCTCGTCCACTTCGACGGCGGGCGGGAGTCGGTTTTTACTTTTCTCTATGTGCTGGTGATCTTGTACGCTGCTTTGCTGTTCAAGAGCCTCGTCGCGATTGGCGCTGCAGGCCTGAGCGTCGTCGCCTACGGAGTGGCGCTGATTACTGCGAATGAAGGCTGGGGCCTCGGTTCGGAAGCGGCGAACAGTCAGATTCAACTGCTGCGACTCTTTGCCGTATGGGTTGTGCAGGGGGGTGCGCTTTTCGCCGTTGGTGCACTCGCGAGCCTGCTCAGCCGAGAACTGCAGCGCACGGGTGCCGCCCTCGACCAAAGCATCGGGGATCTGCGAATGCTCCGCGATATTCACCGATCGACGGTGGAGAGCATCATGAGCGGGCTGCTGACCACCGATTCTGAGGGGAAAATCAGCTCGTTCAATCCCGAAGCCGAGCGCATCACGGGATTGCGGGTCGACGAAGTTCTCGGTCGAGACCTCGAAGCGGTAATTCCGGGCGCCGCCTCGGTACTGAAGAGCTTCGGGGGAGAGTCGCCGGGGGCCCAGGCGCGCACCCGGCTGAGCTACCAGAACCGCTATGGCGAGAAGCTCCACCTCGGCCTGGCCGACAGCATCTTGCGAGGGGAAGACGGCACTGCCCAGGGGCATGTGGTGATCTTTCAGGACGTCACCGATGTCGTTGCGATGGAAGCCGATCTGACGCGATCGGAACGGCTTGCCGCAGTGGGGGAACTTTCCGCAAATATTGCCCATGAAATACGAAATCCGCTGGCATCGATTTCCGGGTCGATCCAGATCTTGATGAGTGAGAGCAACGTCGATGGCGAGTCTGCGCGGCTGATGGGCATTGTCGTGCGGGAGACCGACCGACTGGACCATCTGATTACCGACTTTCTGAGCTATGCGCGGCCCGCTCCCACCGTGAGACGGCCGGTCGAAGTCGATCGACTCTTTTCCGACCTGATCGACATGATCGAATTGACGCTCCCCGACAACATCAAGCTCAAAATAGACATCAAGCCCGGACACTGGCTCGATGCCGACGCCAATCAGTTGAGCCAGATGCTCTGGAACCTGTGTCTCAACGCACTCCAGGCGATGCCCGAAGGCGGGCAGCTCGGAATATCCGTGGGTACGTGGTACGAGGACTCGACTCAAGCGGCTCCAGCTTCTTTCCGAAAGGAATCCACGGAGGTTTCTGCTGCCGATTCAGGGGAATCGAACCAGCAGGCCGGGGCTATGGACGCGAGGGTCGGCTGGCTCGAGATCAAGATTTCGGACACCGGTTGTGGCATTTCAGACGAGATCTTGGCCGATATCTTCGAGCCCTTTTTTACCACCAAGCAGCAGGGCACCGGGTTGGGACTGTCCACCGTACATCGAATCGTAGAGAACCACGGAGGTGAGTTGCAGTTGGAGAGTCGACTGGGCGAGGGGACGGTATTCCAAATCCGATTCCCGGGAGTCGAGGTAGCTTCATGACCGCGAACGCCCGTATTCTCATCGCTGACGACGAACGCAGTATGCAGGAGTTCCTCGAGATCTTCTTTCGTCGCGAGGGATACGACGTAACTACTGCGAGTGACGTGGCCAGTGCAACCTTGTGCCTGGAGAGCGACGACTACGACGTGCTGATCAGCGACATGCAGATGCCCGACGGTTCGGGTCTGGATCTGTTGAAAGTCGTTCGTGCCTGCGGCCAGGACACGGTGACGATCATGATCACCGCTTTTGCGACAACCGACAGCGCCATTACCGCGATGAAAGAGGGCGCCTACGACTACATCACCAAGCCCTTCAAACTCGACGAAGTGCGACTGATCGTTGAAAAGGCGCTGGAGAAGAAGCTGCTCTCGACTGAGAATCAGCGATTGCGGAGCGAACTACGCGAAAGAAATAGCAAGCGCACCATCATTGGTACCAGCCCAGTGATGCAGAAGATCTTCGATTTTATCGAACAGGTCGCCAATACTCGGATCAATGTGCTGGTCAGCGGCGCCAGTGGGACCGGCAAGGAACTGGTGGCTCGGGCCATTCACGACCAAAGCGATCGATGTGACGGGCCTTTCGTTGCGATCAATTGTGGTGCGATCCCGGAGAATCTGCTCGAGAGCGAATTGTTTGGACACGTCAAGGGAGCGTTCACCGGGGCGGTGAGCAATAAAGAAGGCCTCTTCGAGACGGCGAATTCCGGCTCGTTGTTTCTCGACGAAATTGGCGAACTCTCGCCTCAACTGCAGGTCAAACTGCTTCGGGTAATTCAGGAAAAGTCGATTCGGCGGGTTGGGGGCACGAGTGATCGCAATATCAACGTGCGCGTGATCTCCGCAACGAATCGGCGACTCGATGAAGAGGTGAGCGCTGGGCGCTTTCGTGAAGATCTCTACTACCGCCTCAATGTAATGGAAATTCCGCTGCCGGGGCTGGTCGAGCGCCCAGAAGACATCCCGTTGCTCGTAGATCACTTCATTAAAAAGTTCTCCGAAGAACTCGGCCGAGAGATTCTTTCGATTGACTCGGATGCACTCGACAAACTCAAGCACTACGAGTACCCCGGCAATGTGCGAGAACTCGAGAACATCATCGAACGCGCGGTGGCGCTGAGCCGCAGCAGTACGATTACCTTGGCGTCGCTACCCGAAACCCTGCTTCGCCCAGCCGAAATCAGTTATTCCTGTCAGATTCCCACCGAGGGCGTCAACCTCGAGGACCTCGTCGACAACTACGAGCGAGCCCTGCTCACCGAAGCCATGCGCAACGCGAACGGGATCAAGAAACGTGCGGCAAAGCTTCTTGGTATCTCGTTTCGCTCGTTCCGCTATCGCTTCGAAAAGTTGGGCCTGGACCAGAACGACCGCGAGCGATCGTAGCTATCGTGTGGCCCGGTCGCCGAGTGCTGTCCGATTTCCTGGCGAGCTTGAGCCTGGTGCTGATCCTCGTTACCGGCTTGTTCGTAGTCTCCACTGGGGATATCGCCTTGGCGTGGATCACGTCGGTGATGTCCGGAAACGCTCTGGTCGCACTTCTGCTCACAGCCGGTGCGGCCTTTGCAGCGGTGGGCGGATTCTTGTTGCGCCGGCGTATCGTCGCCCCCCTGCGGAAGCTTGCGGTTGCCGCCCGCGAGATTGGAAATGGCACGCGGGGAACGCGAGTGCGAGTCGAAGGCGACGGAGAAGTCGCTGAGGTCGCGTTGGCAATCAACGAAATGACCGACGCCCTCGAGCAGCGCAGCGTCGAACTGGAAAAGGTCGTCTTCGAACTTCGAGACACCAATCGCAGCCTGCGACGCGCTCGCGACGGATTGGACCGCGCGGAACGTCTCGCGTCCGTGGGCAGCCTGGCCGCCGGTGTGGCGCACGAAGTGGGCAACCCCATGGGTGCCTTGTTGGCTTTCCTGGATCTAGCCAAGCGCGACTCAGAGCTGAGTGTCAAGACCCGCGAACATCTGAATCGGGCGAGCGAACAAGGCTCTCGGGTGCGCGAGATTCTCCGCCAGTTGCTGGATTTTTCCAGACCTCCACGCTCGGTTCCGATGCCCGTAGATCTCGCTGCGGTCGCACGTCAGACCCTGGGATTGGTTCGCGCCCAGAGTCGCTACGAAGAAGTCGAAATCGAGATGGATGATGGGGACTGCTTTGTAAAGGCAGTGGGCGACGAAAGCGTTGTGGCCCAGATCCTGTTGAACCTGATGCTCAATGCCTGCGACGCCGCCCTCGACTCGGCCCCCCCAGCCCGGGTAGTCGTCACGCTGCGCCTGGCGCCCTTCGTCGTTCGCCTAGGGGATGTCGGGGACCAGGGCGCAGCCCGAAAATCCATGGACGGTATTGAATGCGAGGTGGCTGACAGTGGTCCCGGTGTTCTCGAGGAGGATCGCGAGCGAGTCTTCGATCCGTTCTTTACTACGAAGGATCCAGGGGTGGGGACGGGTCTGGGGCTAGCCAATGCACAGAAACTTGCTGAGGAACTCGGTGGAGTGGTCGAACTCAAGCGTACCGGGCCGCTTGCGGGTGCTGCGTTCGCCTTGAGATTGCCGATCGAGTTCGCGTTGGATACCGGTGTTCGGGGTGTGGACTGAGCGGGGTGCTTGTCCGCTCGATCAGTCCCGGATCCCATAATCTTTCAACTTATACAATAAAGCGCGGTGGCTAATTTCCAGCAGCTTCGCGGCGTGAGTTCGATTGCCGTCGGTTTCGCGAAGTGCGCGTCGAATCAATTCGATCTCGAACATTCGGCGCGCTCGCCGCAGGGCATAGGACTTCGAATCTGGCTGCGTTCCCCCTGATTCGGCTTCGACGACGTTGGTTGGAAGGTGCGGGAGTCCAATGCGGTCTCCGTCAGCGAGGATTACTGAGCGCTCGATTACGTTTTGCAGTTCGCGGACGTTTCCGGGCCAACCGTAGTTGATCAGGCGCTCGAGGGCGTCGTCCGCGATGCTTCGTACTGGTTTGCCGAGGCGTTCTCGGTAGTGTGCGAGATAGTGATCGCAGAGCAGCGAAATATCTTCCTTGCGGTCGCGCAGAGCCGGGATTTCAAGTTGCATGACGTTGAGCCGGTAGTAGAGATCTTCGCGGAACGATCCCTGTTCGATGGCTGCGTTGAGATCTCGAGAAGTTGCGGCAATGACTCGCACATCGATCGAGAATGATTTGCTGTCTCCTACGGGTCGGACTTCTTCTTCTTGCAGGACGCGTAGAAGTTTTGCCTGTAGCGACTGCGGGAGCTTGGCGATTTCGTCGAGGAAGAGCGTGCCCCCTTCAGCTTCGGAGAATAGTCCGCGTCGTGCACGATTCGCTCCGGCGAAGGCCCCCTTGGTGTGGCCAAAGAGTGCGCTTTCGAGCAAATGCTCCGGAATGTCGCCGCAGCCGACGGTCACGAAGGGTGCGTCGCGACGGGAGGACTGACTGTGGATGGCCCGGGCGATGACCTCTTTTCCGGTTCCGCTTTCGCCCACCAGCAAGGCGGCGGTCTTGAAGGCCGCGGTGCGTTCAACCACCTCGAGCAATTCGATCATGACCGAGGACGCGGCGATGATGGGGCGTTCTCCCAAAGCGCGGTTGACGTCTCGTTTGAGTTGTTCTTTGTCGCGGCGCAGCCGCTCGCGTTCCCGGGCGTTGCGCAGGGTGAGGAGGACTTCTGAGGGCTGGATGGGTTTTGCGACGTAGTCGTAGGCGCCGAGTTGCATCGCCTGGGTCGCAAGATCTGCGGTTCCGCTGGTGGACATCATGACGATCGGTACGCCGGGCAGTTTGCGGGCGAGCTGGGGCAGCAAGTCGAAGCCGTCGAGCCCCGGCACGCGTACATCGCATAGAACGACGTCGATCGGGAACTCGTCGACCCGCGCGAGGGCGGCCTCTGCATGTGTTGCCGTCGCGATCAGATACCCCTCCGAAGCCAGAGTCAGCTCCAAGCTCTCGTGCAGGGCATCGTCGTTGTCGACGATCAAGATCCGATCAGGCATTGGACTCCGTTCCGCCCCGGTGAAATCTGCTCAGGAACTAGCGCGCGATGCGCTCGACGGTTCGGCCGCACAGGGGGACTGCTCCCCATTTATCGGGATGCCGAACGGGAGCCATGAGGGGAAAGCGCCGCATTCAAATTGCATGGCAATTCATCGATGTGATCTGTGACACAGATTTGCAGGCTGATGGTCAAATTCCGCTCACGAACTGCCACGGGCTTAGCCTCCACCCGCGACTCTATGCGCTTGAGCTTGCAGGACTCAAGTCGTTGAAACATGGGGCCGATACCACCGACTGTCTCGATGCGCCGGACGCAAACACGTCCTGGATGCGGTTTTGTGGAGGATCAGTGGTGCCCAGAAATAATGTACAGCGTTATCGCGAGAGCTTGATGATGAGCAAAGCCGAACTGGCTCGTAAGGCCGGACTTTCCTCATTGACGATCGATCGCATCGAAGCAGGTCGTCCCTGTCGACTGGATACGAAACGCAAAATCCTCCTCGCGCTGGGTCTTCGTGTATCGGACAAGGATCAGGTCTTTGGAATGCTGGCGATCGCCCGTGAAGAGCGAAGCGTCGAGTCGGCACCAGAGACAACTGTAACTGTAGATGACGGCCGCCCACTTCAGTAACGGACCGCGGAATCAGAGGAGCGTTTGATGGATCTGTCGATGTTCGGAATTGGGATGCCCTCGCTGATCGGCCTGGATATAGGGTCGTCAACGGTGAAGGCCATCGAGCTGAATCTAAAAGGCAAGGACACGGGATTTGAACTCATGGGTCTCGGCGTTGCGAACCTGCCGGCTGAAGCCATTGTGCAGGGCGCATTTCTGAACTCCGGCGAAATCGTCGACACCATCCGCGAGGCGATCGACATGGGTGGGTTCAAGAC
Coding sequences within:
- a CDS encoding type II secretion system F family protein → MPVFTWSGRTQQGANKKGVLEASDKNGVMAQLRAQGILPVSVKEKAKDLEEIFTFLQPKVVTKDLVIFTRQFAVMIDAGLPLVQCLQILGDNHENPTFKRVIAAVKIDVESGQTFAEALGHHPLVFDALFVNLIAAGEVGGILDTIMNRLATQLEKADKLARQLRGAMVYPATVSTIATAVIVLLLVKVIPVFEKMFSDFGGELPAPTAMVIAFSDFLQAYIMYFMAALFVFVSLFKQAYRRSPAFKYQVHRFNLMLPIFGSIIKKVAVARFTRTLGTMISSGVPILDALDITARTAGNMLIEEELQTCRASITEGKTLAEPLSESTIFPSMMVQMMAVGEETGSMEIMLTKIADFYDDEVDVAVGALTSMLEPVMMVFMGGSIGTILIAMYLPIFKIADSIN
- a CDS encoding PAS domain S-box protein, which produces MKQSGSGLDQQTERRLVWLMAGRLFLALTSLVIAAGLDGIGRELSNEARNGIYWTVTFAFFAAVISGTSFERIRNPIRFATTQIAMDVAIVSLLVHFDGGRESVFTFLYVLVILYAALLFKSLVAIGAAGLSVVAYGVALITANEGWGLGSEAANSQIQLLRLFAVWVVQGGALFAVGALASLLSRELQRTGAALDQSIGDLRMLRDIHRSTVESIMSGLLTTDSEGKISSFNPEAERITGLRVDEVLGRDLEAVIPGAASVLKSFGGESPGAQARTRLSYQNRYGEKLHLGLADSILRGEDGTAQGHVVIFQDVTDVVAMEADLTRSERLAAVGELSANIAHEIRNPLASISGSIQILMSESNVDGESARLMGIVVRETDRLDHLITDFLSYARPAPTVRRPVEVDRLFSDLIDMIELTLPDNIKLKIDIKPGHWLDADANQLSQMLWNLCLNALQAMPEGGQLGISVGTWYEDSTQAAPASFRKESTEVSAADSGESNQQAGAMDARVGWLEIKISDTGCGISDEILADIFEPFFTTKQQGTGLGLSTVHRIVENHGGELQLESRLGEGTVFQIRFPGVEVAS
- a CDS encoding sigma-54-dependent Fis family transcriptional regulator, whose translation is MTANARILIADDERSMQEFLEIFFRREGYDVTTASDVASATLCLESDDYDVLISDMQMPDGSGLDLLKVVRACGQDTVTIMITAFATTDSAITAMKEGAYDYITKPFKLDEVRLIVEKALEKKLLSTENQRLRSELRERNSKRTIIGTSPVMQKIFDFIEQVANTRINVLVSGASGTGKELVARAIHDQSDRCDGPFVAINCGAIPENLLESELFGHVKGAFTGAVSNKEGLFETANSGSLFLDEIGELSPQLQVKLLRVIQEKSIRRVGGTSDRNINVRVISATNRRLDEEVSAGRFREDLYYRLNVMEIPLPGLVERPEDIPLLVDHFIKKFSEELGREILSIDSDALDKLKHYEYPGNVRELENIIERAVALSRSSTITLASLPETLLRPAEISYSCQIPTEGVNLEDLVDNYERALLTEAMRNANGIKKRAAKLLGISFRSFRYRFEKLGLDQNDRERS
- a CDS encoding HAMP domain-containing protein, which produces MWPGRRVLSDFLASLSLVLILVTGLFVVSTGDIALAWITSVMSGNALVALLLTAGAAFAAVGGFLLRRRIVAPLRKLAVAAREIGNGTRGTRVRVEGDGEVAEVALAINEMTDALEQRSVELEKVVFELRDTNRSLRRARDGLDRAERLASVGSLAAGVAHEVGNPMGALLAFLDLAKRDSELSVKTREHLNRASEQGSRVREILRQLLDFSRPPRSVPMPVDLAAVARQTLGLVRAQSRYEEVEIEMDDGDCFVKAVGDESVVAQILLNLMLNACDAALDSAPPARVVVTLRLAPFVVRLGDVGDQGAARKSMDGIECEVADSGPGVLEEDRERVFDPFFTTKDPGVGTGLGLANAQKLAEELGGVVELKRTGPLAGAAFALRLPIEFALDTGVRGVD
- a CDS encoding sigma-54-dependent Fis family transcriptional regulator, giving the protein MPDRILIVDNDDALHESLELTLASEGYLIATATHAEAALARVDEFPIDVVLCDVRVPGLDGFDLLPQLARKLPGVPIVMMSTSGTADLATQAMQLGAYDYVAKPIQPSEVLLTLRNARERERLRRDKEQLKRDVNRALGERPIIAASSVMIELLEVVERTAAFKTAALLVGESGTGKEVIARAIHSQSSRRDAPFVTVGCGDIPEHLLESALFGHTKGAFAGANRARRGLFSEAEGGTLFLDEIAKLPQSLQAKLLRVLQEEEVRPVGDSKSFSIDVRVIAATSRDLNAAIEQGSFREDLYYRLNVMQLEIPALRDRKEDISLLCDHYLAHYRERLGKPVRSIADDALERLINYGWPGNVRELQNVIERSVILADGDRIGLPHLPTNVVEAESGGTQPDSKSYALRRARRMFEIELIRRALRETDGNRTHAAKLLEISHRALLYKLKDYGIRD
- a CDS encoding helix-turn-helix domain-containing protein → MRFCGGSVVPRNNVQRYRESLMMSKAELARKAGLSSLTIDRIEAGRPCRLDTKRKILLALGLRVSDKDQVFGMLAIAREERSVESAPETTVTVDDGRPLQ